The following coding sequences lie in one bacterium genomic window:
- the ilvN gene encoding acetolactate synthase small subunit: MKHIISCQVENKFGVLARISGLFSGRGFNIISLSVGATAEDPTISRMVIVTEGDEKVLEQITKQLNKLIDVIKVQDLTGEDIIDREFMLIKLAYDAKKYTKLTQIVETFQCKVVSMSPKHLIVEIDGDEKKLNTFLDLIRPFGIAEIARTGKIAMTRVDKKIGG, from the coding sequence ATGAAACATATAATATCATGTCAGGTTGAAAACAAGTTTGGTGTTCTTGCCAGAATAAGCGGGCTTTTTAGTGGAAGAGGATTTAATATAATAAGTTTATCTGTAGGTGCAACCGCTGAAGATCCAACAATCTCCAGAATGGTTATTGTTACAGAAGGAGATGAAAAGGTTCTTGAGCAAATCACAAAACAGCTTAATAAACTTATAGATGTGATAAAGGTTCAGGATTTAACCGGAGAGGACATAATAGACCGCGAATTCATGTTAATAAAACTTGCTTATGACGCAAAGAAATATACAAAGTTGACCCAAATTGTTGAGACTTTTCAGTGTAAAGTAGTAAGCATGAGCCCAAAACATCTAATAGTGGAAATAGATGGAGATGAAAAAAAGCTAAATACATTTTTGGATTTAATAAGACCGTTTGGAATAGCAGAAATCGCCAGAACCGGCAAAATAGCAATGACAAGAGTAGATAAAAAAATAGGAGGTTAG
- the ilvD gene encoding dihydroxy-acid dehydratase, producing the protein MRSDLMKKGISRAPHRSLLKAMGYSDRELSRPIIGIANSFNEIIPGHVHLEQIVKAVKAGVYMGGGTPMEFGVIGVCDGIAMNHEGMKYSLGSRELIADSIEVMAKAHPFDGLVLVANCDKIVPGMLMAALRLNIPAIIISGGPMMAGKIGKEAIDLISVFEAVGAVAGGKMSEKELLEIEERACPGCGSCSGMFTANSMNCLSEALGLGLPGNGTIPAVDARRIRLAKEAGAQIIELIKKNVKPRDIATLDAFKNAIAVEMALGSSTNTVLHLPAIANEAGIEFDLSLFDKISKKVPNLCRLSPAGRYHLEDLDEAGGVHAVMAEISKLGVINKKCLTVTTKKVSENIAGCEILNKEVIRPISKPYSKQGGIAILRGNLAPDGAVVKQSAVSPNMMKHSGPARVFDSEEEAMKDIMNKKIRKGDIIVLRYEGPKGGPGMREGLSPTAALAGIGLADSVALLTDGRFSGGTRGAAIGHISPEAAEGGPLAIVKDGDTVEIDIPARELNIKLTNKEIRNRLSKWKKPEPKIKSGYMYRYSQMVSSASSGAIFKKG; encoded by the coding sequence ATGCGTAGTGATTTGATGAAAAAAGGAATCTCCAGAGCGCCTCATCGCTCTCTTTTAAAAGCCATGGGCTATAGCGACAGAGAACTTTCAAGACCTATCATAGGAATAGCAAATTCCTTTAATGAGATCATTCCCGGACATGTTCATCTTGAGCAAATAGTTAAGGCTGTTAAAGCAGGTGTTTATATGGGCGGTGGAACACCTATGGAGTTTGGTGTGATTGGAGTATGTGACGGCATTGCAATGAATCATGAAGGCATGAAATATTCTCTGGGCTCCAGGGAACTAATTGCAGACTCAATAGAAGTTATGGCAAAAGCGCACCCTTTTGACGGACTTGTGCTTGTTGCTAATTGTGATAAGATTGTGCCTGGCATGCTTATGGCAGCGCTCAGGTTAAATATCCCGGCAATCATAATAAGCGGCGGACCTATGATGGCAGGTAAGATTGGAAAAGAGGCAATAGATTTAATAAGTGTTTTTGAGGCAGTTGGAGCTGTGGCAGGTGGTAAAATGAGTGAAAAAGAGCTTCTTGAAATAGAAGAGAGGGCATGTCCAGGGTGTGGTTCCTGTTCAGGCATGTTCACTGCGAACTCAATGAACTGTCTTAGCGAAGCATTGGGGTTGGGCTTGCCGGGAAATGGCACAATACCTGCTGTTGATGCCAGAAGAATAAGACTTGCCAAAGAAGCAGGGGCACAGATAATTGAGCTCATAAAGAAAAATGTAAAGCCAAGAGACATTGCAACGCTTGACGCTTTTAAGAATGCAATAGCTGTAGAAATGGCGCTTGGCAGTTCAACTAATACAGTCCTCCATCTGCCAGCTATTGCAAATGAAGCTGGAATAGAATTTGATCTTAGCCTTTTTGATAAAATAAGCAAAAAGGTGCCAAATTTATGCAGACTATCACCAGCAGGCAGATATCATCTTGAGGATCTTGATGAAGCCGGGGGAGTACATGCAGTAATGGCAGAGATCAGTAAACTGGGAGTAATAAATAAGAAATGCTTAACAGTAACGACCAAGAAAGTTTCTGAGAATATTGCAGGATGCGAGATTCTCAATAAAGAGGTTATCCGACCAATAAGCAAGCCTTATTCTAAACAAGGAGGGATTGCAATACTAAGAGGCAATTTAGCGCCTGATGGAGCTGTTGTTAAGCAGTCTGCTGTTAGTCCTAATATGATGAAGCATTCAGGGCCTGCAAGGGTTTTTGACTCTGAAGAAGAAGCTATGAAAGATATAATGAATAAAAAAATCAGGAAGGGAGATATTATTGTTCTTCGTTATGAAGGGCCGAAGGGTGGTCCTGGAATGAGAGAAGGGCTTTCTCCTACTGCAGCGCTTGCAGGTATTGGACTTGCGGATAGTGTAGCTCTATTAACTGATGGAAGATTTTCAGGCGGCACGCGCGGGGCAGCTATTGGACATATATCTCCAGAAGCAGCTGAAGGCGGTCCATTGGCTATAGTGAAAGATGGAGATACTGTTGAAATAGACATACCTGCTAGAGAACTAAATATTAAGTTAACTAATAAGGAAATTAGAAATAGATTGAGTAAATGGAAAAAGCCAGAACCAAAGATAAAATCCGGATATATGTATAGATATTCGCAGATGGTATCTTCGGCAAGTTCCGGAGCAATATTTAAAAAGGGGTGA
- a CDS encoding 2-isopropylmalate synthase codes for MGNRIIIFDTTLRDGEQAAGTRLGPQEKLEIARQLERLGVDVMEVGFPASSPGDFEAVQAIGKEIHQPIICALTRCRSEDIEIAGKALKGVSKSRIHTGLGVSDIHIKSKLRKTRTEVLKMAVQSVKLAREFAREVEFYAEDAGRAEPGFLLEMVEAVIEAGAKIINIPDTTGYTMPEQFASLIMKIREEVPNISQAIISVHCHNDLGLAVANSLAGVKAGARQAECTINGVGERAGNASLEEIVMALKVRSDYFGFSTGIKTVELYRTSKLVSRLLGISVPPNKAIIGKNAFAHSSGIHVDGFLKDRNTYEIMKPEEVGVQQSDVVLTARSGRHALKHRLEKLGYKLKGEKLNQVYERFITVADRKQEVFDEDLEAIVEDEIITTSETYILEYFNTVSGNKTIPTATIRLRKGDAISQEAACGDGPVDAAYKAIDRITHLKAKLIDYSLQAVTGGKDALGEVHVKVAVGNRTVAGRGASTDIIEASVKAYVNAMNRLLAKHKS; via the coding sequence ATGGGAAATAGGATTATAATATTTGACACTACTCTGCGTGATGGAGAACAGGCCGCAGGTACTCGACTGGGTCCTCAGGAAAAACTTGAGATAGCCAGACAACTGGAGCGTTTGGGCGTGGATGTAATGGAAGTTGGTTTTCCTGCTTCTTCTCCTGGCGATTTCGAAGCTGTTCAGGCGATTGGCAAGGAGATTCATCAACCGATCATTTGTGCACTCACTCGATGTCGCTCTGAGGATATAGAGATAGCAGGAAAAGCCCTAAAAGGAGTCTCTAAATCACGAATTCATACAGGGCTCGGTGTTTCAGATATCCATATAAAGAGTAAGCTTAGAAAAACAAGAACTGAAGTTTTGAAAATGGCTGTGCAGTCGGTCAAATTAGCAAGGGAATTCGCCAGAGAAGTGGAGTTTTACGCAGAAGATGCTGGAAGAGCAGAGCCAGGTTTTCTACTGGAAATGGTGGAAGCCGTTATAGAAGCAGGTGCAAAAATCATTAATATCCCGGATACAACCGGATACACTATGCCAGAACAATTCGCATCACTTATCATGAAGATTAGAGAGGAAGTTCCGAATATTAGTCAGGCTATTATTAGTGTTCACTGCCACAATGACCTTGGTCTGGCTGTAGCGAATAGCCTTGCAGGAGTGAAGGCTGGGGCAAGACAAGCAGAGTGTACAATCAACGGAGTTGGTGAACGCGCTGGTAACGCATCACTTGAGGAAATAGTTATGGCGCTTAAAGTCCGCTCAGATTATTTTGGTTTTTCTACGGGAATAAAAACAGTGGAACTTTACAGAACATCCAAGCTTGTGTCGCGTCTCCTTGGCATATCAGTTCCTCCAAACAAAGCTATTATAGGGAAGAATGCCTTTGCTCATAGCAGCGGTATTCATGTAGATGGTTTTCTTAAGGATAGAAATACTTATGAAATTATGAAACCTGAGGAAGTTGGCGTTCAACAAAGCGATGTTGTATTAACAGCTCGGTCCGGACGACATGCGCTTAAACATCGTTTGGAAAAGCTGGGGTATAAACTCAAAGGAGAAAAACTGAATCAGGTCTATGAGCGATTTATAACAGTAGCAGACCGTAAGCAAGAGGTTTTTGATGAAGATCTGGAGGCTATAGTTGAGGATGAAATAATTACAACTTCGGAAACTTACATTCTTGAATACTTTAATACTGTAAGCGGAAATAAAACTATACCAACTGCTACTATAAGATTAAGAAAAGGAGATGCAATTTCCCAGGAAGCAGCTTGTGGAGACGGACCTGTAGATGCCGCGTATAAAGCTATTGACAGAATTACCCATCTGAAAGCCAAACTTATTGACTATTCCCTCCAAGCTGTTACCGGAGGAAAGGACGCATTAGGCGAGGTTCATGTAAAGGTTGCGGTTGGTAATAGAACAGTAGCAGGAAGGGGAGCTAGTACAGACATTATTGAAGCAAGTGTGAAAGCGTATGTCAACGCTATGAATAGGTTGTTGGCAAAGCATAAAAGTTAA
- the ilvB gene encoding biosynthetic-type acetolactate synthase large subunit produces the protein MKQGGAKILIESLKKEKVEVIFGFPGGVLLDVYDELYATKEIRHILVRHEQGAAHAADGYARATGKVGVCLATSGPGATNLVTGIATAYMDSIPLVALTGQVLTSMIGNDAFQEADIVGITRPITKYNYLVRDVADLAQTIKEAFYIASTGKPGPVLIDLPKDVMVDKTNFLYPEKADIKGYKPTYAGNIKQIKKAAEAINKSEKPVLYIGGGVIASQGANVLVKELAEKNDIPVTVTLMGKGGFPDNHRLSLNMLGMHGTQYANHAVMASDLIVAVGARFDDRITGKISEFAPHASVIHIDIDPTAIGKNVKTDIPIVGDVKRVLEELIKYIKQGTRKQWNSKIEEWKKKCPLAYKDDGDCIKPQYVVEKIEEVTNGEAIITTEVGQNQMWAAQFFRYTKPRTFISSGGLGTMGFGFPAAIGAKVGCPDKIVFDIAGDGSFQMNIQELGTAVKNKINVKVAILNNGCLGMVRQWQELFYKKRYSHTILDSNPDFVKIAEAYGAKGLKVTCKKDVEGALKEAIKTDAPFVIDFRVAPEENVFPMVPAGASLTEMLSGLA, from the coding sequence TTGAAACAGGGTGGAGCTAAAATACTTATAGAAAGTTTAAAGAAAGAGAAGGTAGAGGTCATATTTGGCTTCCCAGGCGGTGTTCTGCTGGATGTATATGATGAACTATATGCAACAAAAGAGATCAGGCATATTCTGGTTAGGCATGAACAGGGAGCGGCTCATGCTGCTGACGGGTATGCAAGAGCTACAGGAAAAGTTGGAGTTTGTCTTGCTACATCAGGACCCGGAGCAACTAATCTGGTAACAGGGATAGCTACTGCATATATGGATTCTATCCCTCTTGTTGCATTAACCGGACAGGTACTAACATCAATGATAGGTAATGATGCATTCCAGGAGGCTGATATTGTTGGGATAACAAGACCTATAACAAAATACAATTATCTTGTTAGAGATGTGGCTGATCTGGCTCAAACAATTAAAGAAGCTTTTTATATTGCTTCTACTGGTAAACCTGGTCCGGTTCTTATAGATTTGCCAAAGGATGTGATGGTAGATAAGACTAATTTCTTATACCCTGAAAAAGCTGATATTAAAGGCTATAAACCAACATATGCTGGGAATATTAAGCAGATTAAGAAAGCTGCAGAAGCTATTAATAAATCCGAGAAACCTGTTTTGTATATTGGCGGGGGAGTTATTGCTTCTCAGGGCGCAAATGTTCTTGTAAAGGAACTTGCCGAAAAGAATGATATTCCTGTTACTGTTACTCTTATGGGTAAGGGAGGTTTTCCTGACAATCACAGATTATCTCTAAATATGCTTGGTATGCATGGGACTCAATATGCAAATCATGCTGTTATGGCCTCAGACCTTATTGTTGCGGTTGGAGCAAGATTTGACGATAGAATAACTGGAAAAATCAGTGAATTTGCGCCGCATGCCTCTGTAATTCACATAGATATTGATCCTACTGCTATAGGGAAAAATGTTAAGACAGACATTCCTATAGTTGGAGATGTTAAAAGGGTTCTTGAGGAACTTATCAAATATATAAAACAAGGAACAAGGAAACAATGGAATAGCAAGATAGAAGAATGGAAAAAGAAATGCCCTCTAGCATATAAAGATGATGGTGATTGTATTAAGCCTCAGTATGTTGTGGAAAAGATAGAGGAAGTTACGAATGGAGAAGCCATTATAACAACAGAGGTTGGACAGAACCAAATGTGGGCGGCTCAATTTTTTAGATATACAAAGCCCAGAACATTTATTTCTTCCGGCGGTCTTGGCACAATGGGTTTTGGTTTTCCTGCAGCTATTGGAGCAAAAGTTGGATGTCCGGACAAGATTGTTTTTGATATAGCTGGAGACGGTAGTTTTCAGATGAATATTCAGGAGCTTGGTACAGCTGTTAAAAATAAAATAAACGTTAAAGTAGCAATTTTAAATAACGGCTGTCTTGGAATGGTAAGACAATGGCAGGAGTTATTTTACAAAAAGAGGTATTCGCATACAATTCTTGACAGTAACCCTGACTTTGTAAAAATAGCTGAAGCTTACGGAGCAAAAGGTCTAAAGGTTACATGCAAAAAGGATGTTGAAGGAGCGCTTAAAGAGGCTATAAAAACTGACGCACCTTTTGTTATAGACTTTAGAGTAGCACCAGAAGAGAATGTATTTCCTATGGTGCCTGCAGGAGCAAGTTTGACAGAAATGCTCTCTGGATTAGCATAG
- the ilvC gene encoding ketol-acid reductoisomerase: MVKMYYDQDADLGLLKGKTVAIIGYGSQGHAQAQNLRDSGIKVIVSDLKGSPNWEMAVKAGFEPVSAQEAAKKADIIQILTPDEVQAKVYENEIAPHLKDGKALVFSHGFNIHFGQIVPPSNIDVFMVAPKGPGHLVRRMYEGGGGVPCLLAIFQEYTGKAKDIGLAYAKGIGGTRAGVIETTFAEETETDLFGEQAVLCGGLTALIKAGFEVLVEAGYQPEMAYFECLHEVKLITDLIHEGGIGWMRYSISNTAEYGDLSRGPRIVTKDTKIEMKKILKEIQSGEFAKEWILENQANRPVFNALAKKDEKHLIEVIGKKLRGMMPWLTKGK, encoded by the coding sequence ATGGTAAAGATGTATTATGATCAGGATGCAGATTTAGGGCTGTTAAAAGGGAAAACTGTAGCCATTATTGGTTATGGCAGCCAGGGACATGCTCAGGCGCAAAATCTCAGGGATAGCGGAATAAAGGTTATTGTTAGTGATCTTAAAGGCAGTCCAAACTGGGAAATGGCTGTTAAGGCAGGATTTGAACCTGTAAGCGCACAGGAAGCTGCTAAGAAAGCGGATATTATTCAGATTTTAACTCCGGATGAAGTGCAGGCAAAGGTATATGAAAACGAAATAGCTCCACATTTAAAGGATGGCAAAGCGCTTGTTTTCTCACATGGATTTAATATTCATTTTGGGCAAATAGTTCCTCCAAGCAACATAGATGTTTTTATGGTGGCGCCAAAGGGACCTGGCCATCTGGTCAGAAGAATGTATGAAGGCGGCGGCGGCGTGCCATGCCTATTAGCGATTTTTCAGGAATACACAGGCAAGGCTAAGGATATTGGGCTTGCATATGCTAAGGGAATTGGCGGCACAAGAGCAGGTGTAATAGAGACGACTTTTGCAGAAGAAACAGAAACTGATCTTTTTGGTGAGCAGGCAGTTCTGTGTGGCGGATTAACTGCTTTAATAAAGGCAGGTTTTGAAGTGCTGGTTGAAGCAGGTTATCAGCCGGAAATGGCTTACTTTGAATGTCTGCACGAAGTGAAGTTGATAACAGATCTGATACATGAAGGCGGTATAGGGTGGATGAGGTATTCAATTAGTAATACAGCTGAATATGGAGATCTTTCCAGAGGTCCTAGAATAGTAACCAAAGACACAAAAATTGAAATGAAGAAGATATTAAAGGAGATTCAGTCAGGAGAATTTGCCAAGGAGTGGATTCTGGAGAATCAGGCTAATAGACCTGTATTTAATGCATTGGCTAAAAAGGATGAGAAACATCTGATTGAAGTAATAGGCAAGAAACTGCGAGGTATGATGCCCTGGCTTACCAAGGGGAAATAA
- the asnB gene encoding asparagine synthase (glutamine-hydrolyzing) — MCGICGILNTRFEGNIKEETIRSMCSVLKHRGPDDEGVYLGWGKDGRKNIGLGIRRLAIIDLDTGHQPIHNEERTIWVVCNGEIYNFHELRKYLEAKGHCFYTNSDTEVIVHLYEEYGVACLQFLRGMFALAIWDEGKKSLLLARDRIGQKPLCYAEVDNKLVFASEIKSILQVKQVPREVNLEAIHNYLTYQYVPCPLTAFKGIFKLPPAHYLLWENGKVSIKQYWSLNAVNKIKMSEDEYCSRIRNLFEESVKLRLVSDVPLGAFLSGGLDSSIVVGVMSKLMREPVKTFSIGFQEEKYNELNYARIVANHFKTDHHEYIVKPDALDILPKLIWHYNEPFADSSAVPTYYVAKMTSQDVTVALNGDGGDESFAGYPRYKALKLAEYYAKSPQCIRNMINAVVRRISYSPEQKTMLRRFRRFAESMNYSPERRYIRWISIFDNERKKDLYTPFFRGAVQGVDSFSHAENYYSSSEYSDFLDSTLFVDIMTYLPGDLLVKMDIAAMANSLEARSPFLDHKFMEFAACIPSNLKLKGLKSKYILKKAFSKLVPAPILRRKKMGFGVPISHWLRNELKDYLQDVLLSRRCLERGYFQTKYLKLIINEHTSGRYDHGYRLWALLNLELWQQMFIDKIPDGKT; from the coding sequence ATGTGTGGAATTTGCGGAATTTTAAATACAAGGTTTGAAGGCAATATTAAAGAAGAAACAATACGAAGCATGTGTTCTGTGTTAAAACATAGAGGGCCTGATGATGAGGGAGTATATCTTGGCTGGGGAAAAGATGGCAGAAAGAATATAGGGCTTGGTATAAGGCGGCTTGCCATTATTGATCTGGATACAGGGCATCAGCCAATTCATAATGAAGAGAGAACAATATGGGTTGTGTGTAATGGAGAGATTTATAATTTCCATGAACTAAGAAAATACTTAGAAGCTAAAGGACATTGTTTTTATACAAATAGCGATACTGAGGTCATTGTTCACCTCTATGAAGAATATGGGGTTGCGTGTTTGCAGTTTCTGCGGGGTATGTTTGCTCTTGCTATATGGGATGAGGGAAAGAAGAGTCTTCTTTTAGCAAGAGATAGAATAGGGCAGAAGCCTTTGTGTTATGCGGAGGTTGACAATAAACTGGTTTTTGCTTCTGAGATAAAATCAATTTTACAGGTAAAACAAGTCCCCAGAGAAGTAAATCTAGAAGCCATTCATAATTATCTTACTTATCAATATGTTCCATGTCCCCTAACCGCTTTTAAAGGCATCTTCAAATTACCTCCTGCTCATTACCTGTTGTGGGAAAATGGAAAAGTTTCAATTAAACAATACTGGAGTTTAAATGCAGTAAATAAGATTAAAATGTCAGAGGATGAATATTGCTCGCGTATTAGAAACTTGTTTGAGGAGTCAGTAAAGCTTAGACTTGTTAGCGATGTGCCTTTAGGTGCTTTTTTGAGCGGCGGTCTTGATTCAAGTATTGTAGTTGGTGTTATGAGTAAGCTGATGAGAGAACCGGTCAAAACTTTTTCAATAGGATTTCAGGAAGAAAAATATAATGAACTTAACTATGCACGAATCGTTGCGAATCATTTTAAAACCGATCATCATGAATATATTGTAAAGCCGGATGCTCTTGATATTTTGCCTAAGCTCATATGGCATTATAACGAGCCTTTTGCAGATTCGTCTGCAGTACCCACTTATTATGTTGCAAAGATGACCAGCCAGGATGTAACAGTCGCTTTGAATGGAGATGGTGGGGATGAGAGCTTTGCAGGGTATCCACGCTATAAAGCTCTAAAATTAGCTGAGTATTATGCGAAATCTCCTCAGTGTATACGTAATATGATTAATGCTGTTGTAAGAAGAATTTCATATTCTCCGGAACAAAAAACAATGCTTCGCCGTTTCAGAAGATTTGCTGAATCCATGAATTATTCTCCTGAAAGACGATATATTCGCTGGATATCCATCTTTGATAATGAAAGAAAAAAGGATCTTTACACACCGTTCTTCAGAGGAGCAGTACAAGGCGTTGATTCATTTAGTCATGCGGAAAATTATTACAGCAGTAGTGAATATAGCGATTTTCTGGACAGCACACTTTTTGTTGATATTATGACATATCTTCCCGGGGACCTGCTTGTAAAAATGGATATAGCTGCAATGGCAAACTCCCTGGAGGCGCGTTCTCCTTTTCTTGACCATAAATTCATGGAGTTTGCTGCTTGTATTCCATCTAATCTTAAGTTGAAGGGGCTTAAAAGTAAGTATATTTTAAAGAAAGCGTTTTCAAAACTTGTTCCTGCGCCTATACTCAGACGCAAGAAAATGGGGTTTGGAGTGCCTATCAGTCATTGGTTAAGAAATGAGCTTAAGGATTATCTCCAAGACGTGCTTCTTTCAAGACGCTGCCTGGAGAGAGGATATTTTCAGACAAAATACCTGAAATTAATCATTAATGAACACACCAGCGGACGCTATGATCATGGATACAGGCTCTGGGCTCTTCTTAATCTGGAACTCTGGCAGCAAATGTTTATTGATAAAATTCCCGATGGCAAAACATAG
- a CDS encoding glycosyltransferase family 2 protein: MKTMNMKISVITPSYNQGDFIERTIKSVLSQKGDFHLEYIIIDGNSTDNTLKIIKKYENLLNKNKLTARCSGIEYRWISEPDKGQANALNKGFKIANGEIIGWLNSDDTYTPDALQKAVKAFSKNRKADVVFGNSNYIDKNDKITGFHKGKHNISFHDFRYNSKLVQPEVFFRKKLISKIGFLDETLNYAMDYEFWIRALKSRINFKHIPFPLANFRLQNNSKTCSIYIPFYIESLTVRLKYFGLKPFLAENLGTYSAGYSEKTGIDIKEAFLTLKDKFTKKIDPKQRPLADQCFKNGLGYAYLNKGIYKSFKDKKSAFGNGLFALLNFPRSFFSKSGIIFLARMLLNRQAYFFLKNFL, translated from the coding sequence ATGAAAACAATGAATATGAAAATTTCTGTTATCACACCCTCTTATAATCAAGGAGATTTTATTGAAAGAACTATTAAAAGTGTTTTATCTCAGAAAGGAGATTTCCATCTTGAGTATATTATCATTGATGGAAACTCTACTGATAATACTCTGAAAATAATAAAAAAATATGAAAACTTGCTAAATAAAAATAAATTGACAGCTAGGTGCTCTGGGATTGAATATCGGTGGATCTCTGAACCAGACAAAGGGCAGGCCAATGCCTTAAATAAAGGATTTAAAATAGCAAATGGAGAAATAATCGGCTGGCTGAATTCTGATGACACATACACTCCAGACGCTTTACAAAAAGCAGTGAAAGCTTTTTCCAAAAACAGAAAGGCGGATGTAGTCTTCGGAAATTCTAACTACATAGATAAAAATGATAAAATAACAGGCTTTCACAAAGGCAAACATAATATCAGTTTTCATGATTTTAGATACAATAGCAAACTTGTTCAGCCTGAAGTTTTTTTCAGGAAAAAACTAATTTCCAAGATTGGATTTCTTGATGAAACTCTTAATTATGCAATGGACTACGAGTTCTGGATAAGGGCTTTAAAAAGCAGGATTAATTTTAAACATATTCCTTTTCCCCTTGCGAACTTCAGGCTCCAAAACAATTCTAAGACCTGTAGTATTTACATTCCCTTTTACATTGAATCCCTCACAGTCCGGCTCAAATACTTTGGACTTAAACCGTTTTTAGCTGAAAACTTAGGAACATATTCCGCTGGATATTCAGAGAAAACAGGGATAGATATCAAAGAAGCATTTTTAACTCTTAAAGATAAATTTACAAAGAAAATTGACCCAAAACAAAGACCCTTAGCAGACCAATGTTTTAAAAATGGTTTAGGATATGCATATTTGAACAAAGGTATATATAAAAGTTTTAAAGACAAAAAAAGTGCTTTTGGAAATGGTCTTTTTGCGCTTTTAAATTTCCCAAGGAGTTTTTTTTCTAAAAGTGGAATTATTTTTCTTGCGAGGATGCTTCTAAATAGACAGGCTTACTTTTTTTTAAAGAATTTTTTATAA
- a CDS encoding glycosyltransferase — translation MNKTNILQIIATLDIGGAERQLVELVKRLDKNKYNVTVCCITRGGPMEENLKKLGIEYHILHKRFKFDFTVIFKLTRLIRQKKIDLVHTWNFTANAWGRLCAWVAGVPIIIASEHGTFSPVLKRQILVDKLLSKCTDKIITVSNNFKECIERIEKIPHEKIIAIHNGIDINEFSTSVNNTNLKNELKIDSECPVVGIVARLDPLKDHESFLKAAEHIVKELPEVRFLIVGDGELRGKLESLAGEIGLREKVIFTGFRRDITNILSIINVFVLCSISEALGIAILESMASSKPVVATNIGGIPEVVKNEETGILVPPGNSETLAKGIIRLLRNKEEARRMGLAGKGRVEQYFDIKLKVKKVEEIYDKLIKGKIRNPNIETRNKF, via the coding sequence ATGAATAAAACTAACATCCTCCAAATCATCGCTACTCTGGATATTGGCGGAGCGGAAAGACAGCTTGTAGAGCTGGTAAAAAGACTGGATAAGAATAAGTATAATGTTACTGTCTGCTGTATAACACGCGGAGGACCTATGGAGGAGAATTTAAAAAAACTTGGTATTGAATATCATATTCTCCATAAAAGATTCAAATTTGATTTTACTGTTATTTTCAAATTAACTCGTTTAATCAGGCAGAAGAAAATAGATTTGGTTCATACATGGAATTTTACCGCTAATGCATGGGGCAGACTGTGCGCGTGGGTTGCTGGAGTTCCAATTATCATTGCGTCAGAGCACGGAACATTTTCTCCTGTCTTAAAACGCCAAATTTTGGTTGATAAATTACTATCAAAATGCACTGACAAAATAATAACAGTATCTAATAATTTTAAGGAATGTATTGAAAGAATAGAGAAAATACCTCATGAAAAGATTATTGCGATTCATAACGGGATAGATATAAATGAATTTAGCACTAGCGTTAATAATACAAATCTTAAAAATGAGCTTAAGATAGATAGCGAATGTCCTGTTGTGGGTATTGTTGCGCGTCTCGATCCTTTAAAAGATCATGAAAGTTTCTTAAAGGCAGCAGAACATATAGTAAAAGAATTACCTGAGGTGCGATTTTTAATAGTTGGAGACGGTGAGTTAAGGGGTAAACTAGAGTCACTTGCAGGAGAAATCGGTCTTAGAGAAAAAGTTATATTTACTGGTTTCAGGCGGGATATTACTAACATTCTCTCCATTATAAATGTATTTGTATTATGCTCGATCTCTGAAGCTCTTGGTATTGCTATTCTCGAGTCAATGGCATCATCAAAACCTGTTGTGGCTACTAATATTGGAGGAATACCAGAGGTAGTAAAAAACGAAGAAACAGGTATACTTGTGCCTCCAGGAAATTCAGAGACATTAGCAAAGGGCATTATTAGATTATTGAGAAACAAGGAAGAAGCAAGAAGAATGGGACTTGCTGGCAAAGGGCGAGTGGAGCAATATTTTGATATTAAATTGAAGGTTAAAAAAGTAGAAGAAATCTACGATAAATTAATAAAAGGGAAAATCCGAAATCCGAATATCGAAACTCGAAACAAATTCTAA